The genome window TCGCGCACCACGCGGCGGCTTGTAAAGTAGGATTGGCGAGGAGCAGGTACTTGGACCGGTCTATGTGCAGCAGAGGTGATAACGGGGCGGACTTGGTAGGAATCGTTCATGTGGTGGCCACCGGTGTTGCCGAGACCGTAGACTTCGACGTTTGCGATATCGCCGCGATTAAGGCTTGATGCTGCGATGTTGGGAAGGTGTGAGTGACGCTGAGACTGTAAGTGAGCAGCCAAAGCTCCGTCCGCACGGTCTCGTGGACGATCGCGTTCGCTGTGATGTCGAGTACGGCTAGTCCGTGTGCTAGATCGACGTGCGAGAGGAGGAGAAGGCTCCTCGGCGAGTTCGATGACTTCTACGCCTTCGTGCCTGCTGTGAGGTACGCGCATACCGTCAAGGCGGTCCTCATCGGGGATGTGCGCGTAGTCGAACCATGGACAGTTGCATGTCTTCCAAGGCAACGCGCAAACCATACAGAACTGAGCGGTGCAACGGCTGCGTAACGTTAGTTGAGATACAACATATGCGTAGGATAGCACTGACCAAGTCATGTGATTGCATCCTTCTTTCAGCTCAACGACGGCTCTACAATTGTAGCACCTCTGCCAGCCTTTCTCCTTGGCCATTTGCACCAGGCGGTTAGTCTCTTCATCCTTTGGGCAGTCCTTCCTGGTGTGATACTTGCTGTTGCACAGGACACATACTTTGGTGCTGCATTGACCACAACGGGCATATTTTCTTCCTGAAGTCAAGTCGACACGGATCTTGCTCGGCTTGATCCATTCGCCACAGCCTTTCGCAGGACAGTAGAGCCTGTTCGCAGCCGTGTATTCTTCATACTTCTGGTTCCATAGTCTCTTGAACTTATCGTCGAATAGACGCTCGGCGTATTTCAGTGGGATATGCTCTTTGGTACAGCATCGCGGGGGCATGTGCTGAGGGTCCTGGACGGATAGAGTAAACTGACGCTTCAGGCACGAGTGACACATGCGATGACCGCAGGCCAGCTTTGCTGTCTTGTTAATGGGCAGATCATCATTCATGCAGACAAGGCAATCAACCCTTGTACATAGTCAGCCACGATTCGTACGGCGGTGCAGCGTGTGTTTCTTACCTTTGAACTTCCTTGATAGGCGGTGATTTTGGTCCTGCTCTAAAGAATGTGGAGAAAATGCCTCCAGAGTTTCTGCGACTAGGCTGCTCTCTAGTAGAGTACGATCTCAGCACAGGGGCAGCAACAGGAACAGCAGATAGCTTGACGGCACTGGGACGTCGATCAGATCTTGCCGGCATGTATCTGCTGCTTGGCTCCCGCGCAGAGACGCTCCTAGTGACAgtgagctgctgctgcctgtTGGTGATGCAAGGGACAAGCCTACCTGCTGAGTTTTGGTTCTTCGACCCGGCGCGAGGAGCCGGAGCCGGACCGCGGTGTGTAGGCAGTCCGACTTGAGGACCCGCCTTCGTCGCTTCTCTTACGCCCTGAAGATCTTCTGACCTCGTTCGACTTTGGCCGGCCATACACATAGTCGTCGTCCCTGTCGACTTCGAtcacctccttcttcttctttgatTTGCGCGTGCCATCTCTCCTCAACTCTCGATGGCTGCTGCGGGGTTCCTTGACGCTCTCCACCCTGATATCCTGTGCCATACGATCCTGGTCGCGATACCGGTCGCTCCCAGGCCTTGCGTAGTAGCTCGCCCGCCGCGCCCTCAAGTCAGCGAGATCGACCTCTGCCTCGTGCCTTGCCTCCTCTGCTCGGCGACGTTCTCTGCGTTCTCGCTTTGCGGCGtactcgtcgtcgtcgtagTCGCGACTTCTATGACGGCGGTGATGCCTGCTCTCTCGGTCGTCTCGCAGATGTTCATCGGCGTATTGGTATCGTGTGCCTGCCTCATCGCGATTCCTGGCCATCCCCGGCAACGTGCAGGGTTATATCGCGTACCCGGGCGTGCCAGCCTACGAAGTCACAGGTTCTGGCAGACCTCAGGCAGGCGTGCAGGTGGACGTGCAGCAGAGGGGTTGGGTGGAGGATGTCTGTGGGTGTGATTGATGAGCAGCCACCTGCAGGCAGGTCGTGCATCACACGGTCTGCACACTCCAACCAGCGACCGCCGCGTTGGGCGGTGAAGCGCGAAAGAGAGCGGCGTGGACGGGTTCTCTGATGATCAGTGCCTTCCCAGCCGCCCGCTTTCCAGGGCTTCGCTAAGGATTAAGATTCGTttagcggcggcggcagggGTGGGTGTGCCGTCGGGTACATGTCAGGTGTCGTCGGCGTTATGGCTGCCAGCTGGTCGAGCGACAGACACAGgtgacgaagaagaagaagaagaagaagaagtcgcCTGGCAGATCTGGCTTTGTTGGGTGCGCCCGCAGCAAATACCATGGCTGTGACCAATGGTGCAACAAGCGGCAAACTCGACGCAGGGTGTTCGGTTTTCGTCAGGCTTTGTCGCACTGCCCTCTTTGGGCTGCAAGCTGAGATGCGACTTGCTGAGTCGAGTCGCCACAAAGATGCGGAGGGTTCATTGCATATTGGCTGAAGTGTGGCATTGCTCAACGATGAGGGTTGTCGTCCTTCAGTCCTTCTCAAGGGTAATCTGGGTAGAAACCTCCCACTTCTGTCCCCCACTGCCATAGCTTCCACCCAGACGATTCCGTACCATGCTGCCGATTCGATCGCGCAGACGTCCTATCTCGTCCAAATTCCGTACTCGGACCTTCAAGTTCGCCTGACACAATCCGTAATGAACCTGCCAGAACTTTGCCTCTTCGACTGCGCTCACAGCTGGGTCCGTCTCAAGGTCGTACATGACGTCCGATACTCCTGTGCCCGAGTAGGACATGAGTAGCATCTTGCCCAGCGTCCATCCCTGAATCCAGCCCAACGCAACCATGCAAATTGCAACAGAAAAGGACAAAGTGCGGTCTAGCCAAACGTACATCTGTATGCTAAGCAAAGGCAGAAGCAGCAATAAGGCTGAGCAGGACAGAGTCAGGAAGTGAGACGGGTTGCTCAGGACTGAAGGCAGGTTCGCAATGGCGCCTAGTCTCATCACTTTGCCGATACGAGCATGGTTCTTTAGCAAGATGGCAGAGATGAGCGTTGAAACGATCCCGCTTAAAGCAGAAAGGTCGATGCTACCAGGAGAGACTCGCTCGTGTTCGTCCGTGTGGTGTGCCGCATGTCCACCAGTATTCTCCAGAGCATGTGTCAAGCCATGCGAGATGAGATCCAGGCCCATGAACAAGAGGCCAACCGACATGCCCAGTCCCGCGATGACTTCGAGACGCTCAAACCCAAACGGATGACGGATGCTGGAGCGTTTCCAGACCTCAAAGTTGGAGCCGACATCGACTGCAACGCACAAGAAAGCACCAATTGCATCGTAGAATATGAGACGAGACAGGACTGTGAGCGCTAGGGATTCGTGGGAGCCCCATTGCACAAGTCCTGCGACAAGAAGATGACCAAAACACCAGCCCAATCGTAACTTCTGATCCTTGGACATGGACGATCGGTACTCCTTGAAGGTTGGGATGGGCAGGGACGCTGGAAGCTGGAGGGGAGCGCGAGGCGCCGGTTCGAGGAAGATTTGATGGGATACGCTGCTATGCTTGTACTTGTGCCCTCGTCTTCGTCCAATATCCTACTGAGGTTAGCCAGTGGTTGGTTGAGAGGAGCGGTTGCCTTACATTCTGCTGCGCCTGTGGTCGGCCTGGCTGATAGGTGACGGACTGAAAGTTGAATGGATTTCGCGCATTCTGTGTGCCGCTGATCGAAGGCACATCTGTGTCAGTCCCACTCATGGCGCTTGCTGGCGTGTACGGAAATGTTGCGCTCGCTGGCGTGTACAGCGTGGTCGGCGTGGCACGCTGCGAGACAGAGTCGCTGGGGCCAAGAGTGGCATACTGCTTCGATGGGAATGTGGCAGACATTGGAGAGAGCGCATTCGGGTCGAATGCCAACCCTCCAGCGGACAGCTCGCCTTCAAATCCAAGTCCGACCGGCGGTCGCGGCGCGGCTTCATCAGGAGGCGGCGTTGGCGTTCGCGGAGGGAGCTTCACCCTAGGCATGTTTGAGGCCATGATAGCTACTCAATGTGCGACTGTAAGGAAGATGGCTTCGGCGACGACACACGTCCACACACTCGCAGTTGAGAGAGCCAGACTGATCCTAGACAAGAGGTGGAGGGGAGATTGGGGGACGCCTTCCACATGCAGATTGCTGATCCTCGGGTGGACCGCTGGACCGCTGCACCAATCACTAGCCTCCGAGGCCGCCGCAGGCGCTGGTTGAGGCTAGACGTCGCTGGCTGCGTCGTTTGGGACAACCATGCGCGCTACGCCCTCATTGTTCTGGGATAGATTGGCCGCGAAACATGACACTTGGGACTTGACAGGTGCACCGTAGCCTATGGCCTGTGTGTACGAAAACGATGGAGCAGGGGAACGGTCCACAGCGACACGGCAGCGATGACGCAACACGGTCCACAGGGAAGAACAAGGCGAAAGGAACTGCTCAGTCTGAAGGCACGCCAGAGCACAAGCGTAGCAAATCCGGAGGCTTTCTGGGCAGCCTCGCATTTCTGAGATCCAAAGATGTTGTCAAGAAGCCACTGTTGAGGCTGGAGGCGGAGGATGAGGGCCAGATGGAGGACACGGAAGCTGCCCAGGGACGCTCCTCCCTCGCGACTGCAATGGGGCACGCTCGAAAACGAAAAGGCTCGCTGAGAAAGGCAGCCATGGCGAAGATGCGTGAGCGCAGTGGCTCGCTGCGCAAGGACCGGTCGTCTATGAAGCCGCCCGTTATCACCACGACCATGAGCGCAACCTCactcgacgacgacgatacAAACCCCCGCCGCTTCAGCTACGAGAACGGTCCTCTCAACTCATCCTCGGACAGCGGCTGGCTGTTGCCTAAAAGCACCCTGTCTCACTCTGCGTACGCACCCAGTCTAGAGGCTGCAGAACGCCCGCGACTCCTCGCCTCGCCCATCACGAGCCCCGTCGGCCCATACGCATCCACAAcggacgaagacgaagcaCTCTCATTCTACCGACCTCCCGTGTCcggcagcagcagttctTTGTACGCCATGTCTACACAAGACCCCACTGTCCAGGGCCGGCGCTCGAATCGATCTGATCGGCGTACCTCTCTGACCACAGTCCAAACGCCCACTGACCTCGAAGCAGAAGACGAATGGGACTACAGCGAGACAGAGTGGTGGGGTTGGGTCGTGCTTATAGTGACGTGGATCGTCTTTGTCGTTGGAATGGGCTCCTGTCTTGGTGTCTGGAGCTGGGCTTGGGATGTTGGTGAAACTCCTTATGCGCCACCAGAGCTGGAAGACGACGAGTCGCTGCCCATTGTTGGATACTACCCTGCATTGATAGTGTGTACGGCCGTGATGAGCTGGGTTTGGGTTGTGATAGCTTGGGTGGGCATGAAGTACTTTCGACACTCGAAGATGGTGGCAGACGATTGACGCATCTACCATCTGCAACGTCAATGCAACAGTATCATGGTTCCATTCCCGCAAAGACAAGGAAACAGATGCATCAAGTGTTGTTGGCCAGTCTAGGCACCGTACGGCATCAGCAGCGAGAGCGACCATGTTGCATAGGAGATATGCAGGTGAGTCTGTCTGTCACGACGCTTTCTGTCAGAAAAAAAGAAACGCCTCTCCAAGGGAGAGAGAGGCAAAAAGGATGGGATGTTGGAGTGATCCCGGGCGAACCGGGCACTGAAGCTTGTCGCTTCTGTGGATCGAACACAGTACCTCCAGATTTAATGACTGAACTTCAGTCTGGCGCTCTCCCAAGTGAGCTAAAGCGACTGGATTGGATTGATGAAAAAGCTGCTCGGTAAATATATTATAGTCATGAATATTGAACCGGATCGCACAATCAACCTGCTTGTCTTTCGTCGTCCTTCCGTCATATGTAAATTTTATGTGTCTGCCCTGCTGTGGGGTATGCGAGCTACTACATGGACGTTGAGTGGGCCAACCGAGGTTGAGCTATGACGCGAACTTTCGATGTGAGCTTCGCAGCTGCAACCTCAGTCCAGTCTCCCTACCACATGTTGAATGTCAGGTACAGCTCTTACGCAAGACGCATAATGCAAACCTCGCCGCTAGCCAACCCATTGGTTACTGTAGCCCAACTAGAGACCTCAGGATCACAGCTCGACAGATTACCGCCGGATCTCGAAGACTCAGTCAAATATGCTGGCGCGAGACTTACGCAAGCTGCCGGTGCACTGCTCAGACTGCCACAGGAGGTTATAGCACAATCAATCATTGTGTTCATGAGGTTCTGGGTTGGCGCAGAAGGTGGAAGCCTGGCCGAGTTTGGTGCTGGCGTAAGTTGACTGTTCCAGCAGAGCATGTAGCTGTACTAATGGCGCGGTAGCAAGTGTCGGCTTCTTCGCTATACCTCGTCGCTAAGCTTTCCGCATATCCAAAGTCGGCGCGTAGTCTCGTCAACGTCTACGCATATCTCGATGCTTTCCCTCTTCCTCCCATGGACGCTGAGCCGGAGGAGAGCAAAGCTGAGATGTACTACGTCTCCGAAGGCATATTCGAGCGCCGACGAGCTTCCCTCTACGAGACCGAACAGCGCATTTTGAAGACACTCGGCTTCCAGGTACAAGCAAAGTTACCGTATACCCTCTGCATCACGTACATGCAAGCGCTCGATGTTTTCACACACCCACGCGCCTCTGAGCTCGCCAAACGCGCAATTGCACACCTGAATGCTGCTCTGCTAAGCCCTCAGCTTCTGTACCTTACACACCAACCCCCAAGCTTGGCCACCGCAGCGATATATCTGGCGGCGAAAGAAGCGGGTATCAAATTGCCGGAAGTTGAGTGGTGGGAGGTGTTCGATACGGACAGAGAAGAACTCGGCTTCCTCTGTGTAGGGTTTCTAAGCATAGAAGGATTTGCAGAGCAAGAAAAGGAAAGATGGTTTGGTCGAAGGGTACCTCTCACAGTTGAGGAAGTAAATGCTGAGATGAAGAGGCGGAATGAGGGCGCTGCGTAATGAACCAGGAGAGAAATGGCCACCCGGTCCACCAGTCGCTCCTTAATCGAAATCGACTGCACATCAACCTCTCACGAGACTGCTCATCTACGCAAATACGCCAGCGCCAACGGTTTTCAGAACCGAATTGTCACAGTGCGCTACCTTCCGCAAGATCAATCGAAGGTATCTCCAGGGCCTTTGTTCTGCCCATGTACCATTGGGACCCAGCACGAAAAGAGGTTCTACCAAGTTCACTCTGCCAACAACGCCTTTGTCTGCAGCAAACAAGATCTTAAATACGAAGTAGGAGGTCCTGCAAGTCAGCCAACCGGTCAAGACGCATTCAACCGTAGACTTTGCGCCAATGATGACAACGACAGCATCACGTCCTGTCTACGACGGCTCACAGTATGGATGTGACTACGATGAATACCGCACAATTGTAATCCGAGATCAAGGCTCTGTAGCTCCAGGGCAACATCCATATGCATATGCAGGCTATGTGCGTAGTCAGCCGGAGATGCCAAAGCCTACGCGCCTGGTGCGAGATGCAACTGATAATTGGGTCCAGGCAATAATCTTTCGGCTTAGCACACGCATACCTTCGCCAATGCATGCCATTCAAAGCCGTCGGAGGCACATCAACTCAATCTGGTCGAATAGGGCCCAGCTACGTAAATTGCAATGGAAGCGTCGGAGTCGATACACAGCGCCACTGGACATAGAACTTACCGATCGCGATTTACTTCCTTCTCAACGCCAGCGGATGCAGGATCTATTGCCAGGGTTTTGTCTTGTTGGCGGGAAGGAAACGGCTCTAGATCTTGCGACTGCTCAGATGCAGCCATCTAGCAACTCCTGCCACTGGGATGTTCTTGCAGATGGCAAAAGCACGTCTTCGTGTGTCAAAATCTCGCGCGTCCGTGTCGACGAAATTATTCGACAACGAGCTGGGACCTTGAAACGTAACATCGCTGTTAGACGGAGCCGCAGAGAGCGTACACAAGTCAGTAGTACAGCGGACGCAATGTGGGCCACATCAACTCCAAAGATCAAGCGCACGGTCTTCGGACACAACCACGTGCTGTGCACACACAAGATACAACGTAGATTCAGCTTCGAAGATGATGGACCATGTATGAACCTGAGCGCCATCTGTGAACAAACTGAGCAAGGGGTCGCGTCAAAGCCAACATCGATGACCCGCGTGGACTCAGGGGCTGAACAAGTTGCAGAAGGACGAAGCACGCGCTTTCGCGAGGAATCAGACCAGCTACCGTGCATAGCCCGTACTTTCTCAGAGATTCTGGGTCACGAACCCTTCGTTCCCACTGCGCTGTTAGACTGCGATGAACAAAGTGCAGAACTATGTAGGCAACCAAGCAGCCCGGAGGTCTACTGTAGTCCAACCAAGGAACATTGATTTCTCAATCCAGAAAAAGAAAAATCAAGTTGTCCACCCACGTGTGTCGCGCGGTATGTCCAACAGCTATGCCGCACCCGCGTCGCCAAAGTCCAAGAAGAACTCCCCCATTCATGAAGCGCAAGATCAGACGCAAGATCAGACGCAAGATCAGACTTGCACAGCCAACCGCATCCCCTCCCAGAACGCAAACAGAGAACACGGAACAACCCGGGCATCTATCGATTTGGACAGACGATACCTCCCCACTCTGTTTCCAGGCCAAGGCTGTGAATGCACAGCGAAGATCCGATGCACGTGGGATGGACAAAGTCGAGCGACTGCCGAGTATCGACGAACAAGCCCCGCGCCTCGAGAAAACGAGATGATCTCGCCATCGTCGGCATCACACACAGCAGGGAGAGAGCCAGTCCGAAATCAGCCCAGAGCAGAACCGAAGCCGAACCATACATTTCTTCCTTTCCCTCTTGCGTGGCCGGCAGCTaggggagaagaagaagaagaagaagaagaagaagaagaaaatagattcaaagagagagagacaaGTGTACATACATGCACAGAACAGCTTCGATGCCAGCACTGCCGCAATAAGCAGACTCGACGTGCCGAACATCCCATCATCCCATTACAGGATGTAGTTCCGTTCGCATCTTTTTTTTGGGTGTCTGGACAACACCTCCAACGACGAATGAGCCCACAAAGGAAGATCACGGTTGGGTCAGATGGACTCGCAAACTACAGGCAATATATGCAAAAAAAGGGTTTCCCAAGTGAGACGAAGCAGATGGTGACCAGGGCGACGCGAATCATGTAGCATGGTAAATAATATAGACACTGAAGAATCCCAGCCCAATCTTAAACCGATCATGTCCACAAATCTACGACACGTCCTATGCACGATAACCGACTCAGTACCTCTCCCCCATCCTGCATGTCGACGTTACACAGTCAAATCCTAGACACTTTTTTAGCAGACACTGTACGCCACACTCATCGTCGGATAGCAGGTGTAGCGCGCTTCATCATGGGCGGTTTGACAACCGCTGATCTGGGCGCTAAGTTCTTGCTGGCGAAGAACTTGTGTGCGAGAGCTTCTTTAGGTTGGAGGCGCTTCTCGACGTTCATGTGGAGAGAGCCGTTGAGCAGATCGGCAAAGTCGTTCAGTTCAGCGACGGTAGGACCACCTTGAGCGATGCCTCGGGCAGCGTCGTGAACCCTGGTTTTGATATCGCGACTgatcttcttctgctgctcTATCTTGCGCACAGAAAGCTACATGATGTTAGTATGTGTTTCTGTGAACTCACGGAAAAACCTACCTGATTGTACTGATCCACCTCACGGCTGATGAATTTCAGCGGCGGTCCAGCCTCAAAGTGTTCGAGAACGTTGTTCAAAAGACCTTTCTTCAACAATTTCTCGCTCGGCCAGCCAAGACAGTCCATGAACGCCTTGATCATCTGGTTGTTCGAGCGTCCAGTGAACAGAATCTTTCCCGTCCACAGTTCGTACGCAGTGCAACCAACAGCCCACATGTCGACTGGATAGCCTATGTCCATGCCCAGAATGATCTCGGGGGCGCGGTAGAATCGACTTACGAGGTATTCGGTGCGCTCGATGACATCTCGCCTATCGACAGCCGTACCGAAATCGGCAAGCTTGACGGTCTTCTTGTCAGCAGACACAAGAATGTTGTCGGGCTTCAAGTCCAGATGAATGACCTGACAGTTTTGCAGGTGCTGCAAGCCGAGGAACATTTGTCGCGTGTACGTTCGAACGGCTGATAGCGTGAGCCCGTGGCCACTCGTCTCTTCCTTCAAGAGATCTCTCAGATTCTTGGACATGTGCTCGAAGATGATACACAAATGGCCTTTGTGGTCGAAGGAACCCAAAAGTCGAATGATGTGACGCTTGTCCTGTGGGTCTGCTTCGTTGACCTTTTGCAGAAAGTCCATCTCCTTCTGACTAGCTTTCCTCATCAACTCGTTCTTGCGGATCATCTTGACAGCAACCAGTTTGCCATGTTGATCACTGCCATCTGGTGTAACTTCTTCAGCTTGGGCAACATTGGCGAAAACACCTCGACCCAGCGTCTTGATCATGCGGTGTCGACCGCCATTCACCAACTCATTATTGATGATTTTGTAGTATCCTTCGGGGTCGTCCCAGTTTTCGAGCAGCTTCTCATCCAGCACGGTTCCCTTTGCTGCACCTTGCTCTTCCAGTTCGACGTTggcgtcttcgtcttcatcATCGCTGAAATCGAACATGTCAAAGTCCTTCTTTTGCTTCTTCACCGGGGCAGCCTTTTCTGCTGGCAGGGTGGAAAGAGCTTTGGGGTCGGTCTCGCTGTACGCATCGGAGGGTAGAAGTGAATTCGCGCCTTTCTCGAGAGCGCGGTTGCGATCGTCTAGCGTGTCTTGGGTAGGGTCGTAGTCGGCTGCCGAGGGGCTCGCTACCGCAGGAGTGTTCTCTCGACTGTCTTGTGCTTGTTTGTCGATGATCATGATGTCGGGGGATGCTGGAACGGAATCCAGGTCGCCTGCGCGAGGGGAAGGAAATGGCGAGATGGAGGTGTCGAGAAAGGGAGCTGGAGACGCAGCGTTGGAAGTCGTGCTTTCAGAGGCATTCGTAAGGACTGCTTGTTGCAGAAGGCTCTCCTTGGGCTTCTGTTCAGAGGCAGCGCGTATGGCAGCCCACCGACGACGCTTCTCTTCGCGAGTCTCCTGTGTGGGAGCGTTGTCTTGGACAGGGGCCAACGTGGCTTCGGGCTCGGTCTGAGCATTGCTCCTGGATCCCGTTAGCCGTGCGCGCGGTTCAGTGGATAGCGTTCCCACACACATGTCCCTGTCCCGCTTGTCGTCGTTTTCCTTTTCCCCTGTGCTTGGACCGATGCTGAGCTTCTGTGTGCCGCGCGTGAGCTGCTGACTACATGTCTCGAGCCGGCGGGCATTGCTGCTCTGGTTGGCATTGCGAGCGGCAGCGATGATGTTCTCGCTGAAGCCCGGGACGGCAGGCGTCTGGTTGTCAATCTCGGCGTAGGATATGGGCTTGGCGTGTGGTCGCTCGGTCGAGCCCAGGGTGGACTTGACAAAAGTGGGCTGGTCGTGGCGGATGCGTAGGCCGTCTGGGTACGAGTTGCGCGGACGGTCGGGGTGTCTGCTGCGATCAGTGTTGTGGCGCTTCTCCGGCCGGCTGCCGGGGGGCGGGGAAGCTTTGCGCTTGGGCTGGGGTCGGTCGTTGCGGGCGTGTCGAAAGGGTGAGGGCGAGCGGTCTGCTGCGCGCTTGTTTCGATATGGCGAGGGGGAGCGCGTACGCTTGCGGCGATAGGGAGAAGGCGAGCGACTCAATGCGCGATGACGGTGTCCTGGAGAGGCATCAGCCGGACGACAAGGCGCGAGTGTGAGAGGAGCGGTGGTACCATTTCTATCCGAAGCACCATGCAGGCCAGAGACCCTGCTAGAGGCGTTAATCGCAGTTTCGCCGCGCTGACTGGTTGTGTTTGCCTTGTGTTGGGTGTCGGCCACTTCGCCTTCCGAAGCTGAGCTGGAACGAGACGCCATGACGGCAGTTGGAATCGCTGCCATACGCCTGTGGGGAAGCGGAACGAGTCCTGGGCGTCAGCGTGCTTCTTCTGGGAGAAGGACTTGAGTGTCTCTATCACTGACTGGGTGTCCCACAGCTGGAGTGCTGGAtctgcaggtgcaggtgcaggtacAGTGCAGGTAGAGGTACAGTGCAGGTACAGTGCAGGTAGAGGTACAGTGCAGGTACAGTGCAGGTAGAGGTACAGTGCAGGTCcagtgcaggtgcaggtacAGTACAGGTACAGTGCAGGTAGAGGTACAGTGCAGGTACAGTGCAGGTAGAGGTACAGTGCAGGTCCAGTGCAGGTACAGGTAcagtgcaggtgcaggtacAGTACAGGTACAGTGCAGGTAGAGGTACAGTGCAGGTCCAGTGCAGGTACAGGTACAGTGCAGGTGCAGTGTCTGTATACGCACGGGAGGGAGCACACAAGAAAGAGACAGGTGCAATCGCGATGAGCACCAAGGCGCGTCTGTGTCGCGGAAAGGATGCGCGTAACGCGTTGCTGATGCTTGCCGCGGTCGAAGCACGCTGAAGTCAGACCCAGCAAGAGGCAGAGTGGGGCCTGCCCGCTGCGAGTGCGAGTGggagtgcgagtgcgagagGGCCCGTGCTGGTCACGTGCATTGGCGTTCCCCTCTCCGCTCCAGTGGCAGGACATGAGCATATGAGCGTGACGTGAGCATGAATACGAGTAGGGATAGAAATAGGAACGAAGCCACCCTCTTCTCCACGACAGGCTCCTCTCCATGCTCGAGAGGAGCATGGCGCCAGAGGGAACAAATGTACTGCACGCCGACGAGCCACGTCTGTGCACTACACCACTCTTCTTACCAACGCTGTGAGGTGGCGCTTTGACACTTTGCAGAGTGGCTACGAGGAACTCTACAAGCATACCAATCCACTCATGAAAAACCTCTAGCTGTGCGTCGTTGCATGCGGCTGATGTGGGTGGTAGAGGCGCACATGGCAAGTGACTCGCCGGCGGCCCTTGGGTGCAGTATATACAGCTGTGACCCAGCCGAGGCCTAACATGCCCGGCTCATGCCCTGGAGTTTGGCGTAGGTACGCATAACTTGGCTATCGGACCTTTCCAAGCACTCATTCAACTGCATTGATGCCCATCGTATGAGCTGCTCATGATGGAAGCCCAAGGCCGGTACTACGATGGTGTCACGAGAGCGCGTGAGGTCTTGAACGGACGGCAGAAAAGCACAGCAGATACTTACTCTGCACTCCAACTCGGTGAGCGATACCGAGCTAACAAGTCGTTGTCGATAGCGTCACTCCGGGCACTGCCACACACACGGTCTTTGTCTGTCGAGTCAGTCTAGCGTGGATGCGTCCTTGGGAGGACGTTGCCGTCTGTCAGACAACCCTCATCCGAAGAGTCGAAGACGACTGTCGTGCCAGAGGCCTGACTCGATGCGTGTCCATGAATGATGAGCCCAAGCCAGGTCCACATGGCCTGATGTCATAACGCACAAGGTTTTGTGAATCGGACAGAGATATTTCGCACGTATCAGCGCACCCTTACGCCGCCAGGGACCATGTCCGGACTGTCACTCTGCCTTTTTGATTCGCTCCTCTGGCAAGTGGTTGAAGGGTTTTCCGCCCTCGCTGCAACGGAAACGATCGGGTAGTCTGTAGGGCGGGGAGCGTTGGTCCGGTTGTGCAGTCGGCTGCTCTGATGACCATCGGACGTTGCTAACAAGCTTACCATATTGCGGACATGCAGGCGAGTGTAGCGCAACGGGGAGGGAAATGGACCCATCCCGCGGATTTGCCTCAGAGAAGATGGGCACCTGCATGTGAGCTTGCGTCGGCGCTCGAAACGCATGACGATCCCTCGAACCGAGCATGCTGGGGGGCTTC of Ascochyta rabiei chromosome 7, complete sequence contains these proteins:
- a CDS encoding Non-specific serine/threonine protein kinase, encoding MLMSCHWSGEGNANARDQHGPSRTRTPTRTRSGQAPLCLLLGLTSACFDRGKHQQRVTRILSATQTRLGAHRDCTCLFLVCSLPCVYRHCTCTVPVPALDLHCTSTCTVPVLYLHLHCTCTCTGPALYLYLHCTCTVPLPALYLYCTCTCTGPALYLYLHCTCTVPLPALYLHCTSTCTVPAPAPADPALQLWDTQSVIETLKSFSQKKHADAQDSFRFPTGVWQRFQLPSWRLVPAQLRKAKWPTPNTRVSGLHGASDRNGHRHRALSRSPSPYRRKRTRSPSPYRNKRAADRSPSPFRHARNDRPQPKRKASPPPGSRPEKRHNTDRSRHPDRPRNSYPDGLRIRHDQPTFVKSTLGSTERPHAKPISYAEIDNQTPAVPGFSENIIAAARNANQSSNARRLETCSQQLTRGTQKLSIGPSTGEKENDDKRDRDMSNAQTEPEATLAPVQDNAPTQETREEKRRRWAAIRAASEQKPKESLLQQAVLTNASESTTSNAASPAPFLDTSISPFPSPRAGDLDSVPASPDIMIIDKQAQDSRENTPAVASPSAADYDPTQDTLDDRNRALEKGANSLLPSDAYSETDPKALSTLPAEKAAPVKKQKKDFDMFDFSDDEDEDANVELEEQGAAKGTVLDEKLLENWDDPEGYYKIINNELVNGGRHRMIKTLGRGVFANVAQAEEVTPDGSDQHGKLVAVKMIRKNELMRKASQKEMDFLQKVNEADPQDKRHIIRLLGSFDHKGHLCIIFEHMSKNLRDLLKEETSGHGLTLSAVRTYTRQMFLGLQHLQNCQVIHLDLKPDNILVSADKKTVKLADFGTAVDRRDVIERTEYLVSRFYRAPEIILGMDIGYPVDMWAVGCTAYELWTGKILFTGRSNNQMIKAFMDCLGWPSEKLLKKGLLNNVLEHFEAGPPLKFISREVDQYNQLSVRKIEQQKKISRDIKTRVHDAARGIAQGGPTVAELNDFADLLNGSLHMNVEKRLQPKEALAHKFFASKNLAPRSAVVKPPMMKRATPAIRR